The nucleotide sequence TTCCGGAAAGTTTAACGGTTTTTGCAGAGAATGTTAGTACTGTCATTTCTTCTTTCTTTCAACCATCTGAATGGTACTATCATCAAAGAATTAATTACATGGAAATAGTGGAGCGACCGATCTTTTCTTTCTTGATGGAACATTATCTTTATTCGATGACGATTCTTTTATCCGCACTTTTTATCGCATTAGCAGTAGGATTTTTGTTAGCAATTGCTAGCTTTCAAGCTCCGGCAAGATGGAAACGATTTATTCAAAATCTATTGAATAGTCTAGAAGCGTTACCTGATGTACTGTTTCTATTCCTTCTGCAGATGCTAGTCGTTTGGGTTTACAAATGGTCTGGTCTTCTTCTTTTTCCATTTGTGGAATTAGGAGATGAACGTATTTATTTATCTCCGATACTTTCATTGGCCATATTACCATCGGTCTTATTTTTTAAAGTTATTTTCCTTTTGTTAGAGGAAGAATGGGGAAAGGATTATGTAGTGCTTGCTCGAAGCAAAGGACTATCTAATTTTAAGATCATAACCTTGCATTGTATTCGTAACATCAAACAAAGGTTACTTATACAATCTAAACCAATCATTTGGGCCACTTTATCTAGCCTACTCGTTATTGAATATTTACATGGAATATATGGGATTGTAAATTTTGTCTTTTACGATTCCCGCCCGTTTACGATGTCCATAGCACTTCTTATGATTTTTACTCCGTTTTTCCTTATATACCGCACGCTAGAATGGGTAGTTGCTTTGGATGGAGATAAGCTAGATGATCATTATGCGAAAATGTACCGGAGGATTGCGGTTACATCAGGAACATCCCCACTGCAGATAAATGGGAAAAAACACCTTGTTTCCATAAAAAATATGTGTAAAGACCTATCTAAAAAGCCAAAATTTTGGTTTGGAATCACCTTTATGTTATCCGTTACGGCCTGGAGCTTTATACACAGTGCAACGCACCATCCAGATGTTGAATTGTTTGGGATTTTCCACGATGAGACTGGTCAATTACAAGCACCGCCGCATCCACCAGGTGCTCTATTATTAGGGTCAGACCCCTACGGTTACCCAATCTTAGATATGTTAATTAAGGGTGCAAAATATACGGTTCTCGTATCTGTCTTCATTGCTTTCTGCAGAGTAGGGATTGCCTACTTATTAACAATACCTTATATGTTTTGGTTTGGGAAAAGAGTAAAACAAGCCATTAATAGACTCGCTGATGGAATGCAGTTCCTACCTTTAACATTGATTGCCTATATTTTGTTATTTCCTGTTGTTATTTTTTCTGATGGACAAAAAGAGCTTGCTGAAAGTCTGATGATACCGAATATGATATTAGAAATAGTCATCTTAATCCTTTTTGTTATCCCAGTTTTGCTGAATACATTAGGGAGAGAAGCTACTCA is from Radiobacillus kanasensis and encodes:
- a CDS encoding ABC transporter permease subunit, with protein sequence MRFLSIFIHYILSIFGLVVVSCLPVFFKNSFPESLTVFAENVSTVISSFFQPSEWYYHQRINYMEIVERPIFSFLMEHYLYSMTILLSALFIALAVGFLLAIASFQAPARWKRFIQNLLNSLEALPDVLFLFLLQMLVVWVYKWSGLLLFPFVELGDERIYLSPILSLAILPSVLFFKVIFLLLEEEWGKDYVVLARSKGLSNFKIITLHCIRNIKQRLLIQSKPIIWATLSSLLVIEYLHGIYGIVNFVFYDSRPFTMSIALLMIFTPFFLIYRTLEWVVALDGDKLDDHYAKMYRRIAVTSGTSPLQINGKKHLVSIKNMCKDLSKKPKFWFGITFMLSVTAWSFIHSATHHPDVELFGIFHDETGQLQAPPHPPGALLLGSDPYGYPILDMLIKGAKYTVLVSVFIAFCRVGIAYLLTIPYMFWFGKRVKQAINRLADGMQFLPLTLIAYILLFPVVIFSDGQKELAESLMIPNMILEIVILILFVIPVLLNTLGREATQLLKSESIQAAVLLGASKSRIFFTHITSHLLPRMVYLMGQQMIQVLQVLVHLGVLGIFLGGTILGDRAAQSLTNEWTSMFELLRVGIVTKQYWFVVPVLMLYALLIYSIQAVTRSALDVQQAKVGLVAKYSSHKKFQGWNTEKDTVSMERSPDAFTFMNR